In one Cyprinus carpio isolate SPL01 chromosome B2, ASM1834038v1, whole genome shotgun sequence genomic region, the following are encoded:
- the LOC109055161 gene encoding probable flap endonuclease 1 homolog produces MGITKLANLIDFDASESIRNKEIGDYSGKIIALDTSIVVNQFRSALPSHLKLSPLTGLFYRTLTFLEHDIKPVFVLDGRPPDQKRAVLEKRAQSTGWNSLHSSNTVSNFKQDCLRLLHLMGVPCIKAPGEAEALCAHLVKSGTVNAVASEDMDTLAFGGTVLLRQLNAKRDSEVTEYSLPKLLKALQLTYIEFVDLCILLGCDYCEKIGGLGPRRALKLIKQHRTIEGVMEHVNRKTHPIPPNWQYKDARKLFFETPKIDDPVLAWSEPDEEGLVQFLGEKRLLKEEKVRGRMKKFRESLLKRRKKREVDEKMGQTRQSRLEEFFPAARRRKAVSAAVEASSGRKRSKMK; encoded by the exons ATGGGGATTACAAAGTTAGCGAATCTAATTGATTTTGACGCGTCAGAGTCTATACGCAACAAAGAGATCGGCGATTATTCTG GGAAGATCATTGCACTGGATACATCTATTGTGGTGAATCAGTTTCGCTCGGCTCTCCCCAGTCATCTGAAGCTAAG CCCTCTCACAGGCTTGTTTTACCGCACTCTCACTTTCCTGGAGCATGACATCAAGCCTGTCTTTGTTCTTGATGGCAGACCACCTGATCAAAAGAGAGCTGTG CTGGAGAAAAGAGCTCAAAGCACAGGCTGGAACAGCTTACACAGCTCCAACACAG TGTCCAACTTTAAACAGGACTGCCTGCGTCTCCTGCACCTCATGGGTGTGCCATGCATCAAg GCTCCAGGTGAAGCAGAAGCGCTGTGTGCCCACCTGGTCAAAAGTGGCACAGTTAATGCTGTAGCTTCAGAGGATATGGACACGCTGGCGTTTGGAGGGACTGTTCTGCTCCGCCAGCTCAATGCAAAGAGAGACAG TGAGGTCACAGAGTACTCCTTACCAAAGCTATTGAAAGCTCTACAGCTGACATATATAGAG TTTGTTGACCTGTGTATCTTGCTGGGCTGTGACTACTGCGAGAAGATCGGGGGTCTTGGGCCGAGGCGAGCACTGAAGCTTATTAAACAACACCGTACAATAGAGGGTGTGATGGAACATGTCAACAGAAAG ACACACCCAATCCCTCCAAACTGGCAGTACAAGGATGCCCGCAAGCTGTTTTTTGAAACCCCAAAAATCGACGACCCTGTCCTGGCCTGGAGTGAGCCTGATGAAGAGGGTCTGGTGCAGTTCCTGGGCGAAAAGAGGCTTTTGAA GGAAGAAAAGGTGCGTGGACGCATGAAGAAGTTTCGTGAGTCTCTcttaaagagaagaaaaaagagggAGGTGGATGAGAAAATGGGCCAAACTAGACAGTCACGTCTTGAAGAATTTTTCCCTGCGGCACGGAGGAGAAAG GCTGTGTCTGCAGCTGTGGAAGCATCCAGTGGGAGAAAGCGatcaaaaatgaaataa